Genomic DNA from Deltaproteobacteria bacterium:
CGCCGTGTCTCCTCGCCCGACGGCAGATGCCGCCAGCGGACGGCTTCGAGCATGCCGCCCTGTCCTTCGAGGGCGGCGACTTCCGTCTGCGCCAGCACCTGGACGTTGGGCAGCGCGGCGATGCGGTCGACGAGATAGCGCGACATGCTCGCCTCGAGGCTCCGTCCGCGCACGAGAAGCCAGACCTTGGTCACCTGGCTCGCGAGATAGACGACCGCCTGGCCCGCCGAGTTGCCGGCGCCGACCAGCACCACCTCCTGCCCGGCGCAGAGCTTCCCTTCGAGCGGCGAGGCCCAGTAGTGGATGGACGAGGCTTCGAACTCGGCGAGATTGGGAGCATCGAGGCGGCGGTATCGAGCGCCGCTCGCGATCACGACGGCGCGGGTGCTGACGCGCTCGTCGCTGGCGAGCCCCAGCTCGAACCGCGCGTCCTCGCCCGCCGGCAGGCATCGCAAACGCATCACTTCGTCGGGTATCGCCATCTCGGCGCCGAACTTCTCCGCCTGGTTGTACGCGCGCGCCATGAGCGCCATACCGGAAATTCCGGTGGGGAAGCCCATGTAGTTCTCGATCCGGGCCGACGCGCCGGCCTGGCCGCCGAAGGCGCGGCAATCGAGCACGATCACCGAGAGCCCTTCGGACGCCGCGTATACCGCCGCTGCGAGGCCGGCCGGTCCGGCGCCGATGATCGCCGCGTCGTAGACCTTGCTCGGATCGATGGGTCGCACGAGGCCGATGCAGCGCGCGAGCTCGACCTCGCTCGGATTGCGAAGCATCTGCCCGTTGGGGCAGAGCACGATCGGCAGCTCCGACGGCGCGACGCTGAAGCGCTCGAGCAGGGTCTTCGCGCAGGAATCGCTGTCGGGGTCGAGCGTGTGGTGCGGATGCCCGTTGCGCGTGAGGAATCCTGCCAGCCGAAGCACGTTGCCGTCGCCGGCGTGGCCGATGATCAGCGGGCCCGCGACGCCGCTCTGGAGGAGACCGACGCGGCGCAGGATGAGCGCGCGCATGATGCGTTCGCCCAGCTCGGCTTCCGCGACCAGAACGTCGCGCAGCCTGCGCGGCGGAATGACGAGCGCCTCGACCGGCTTCACGGCATGCGCGTCCACCAGCGACGGGCGACCGGACAGCTGGCTGAGCTCGCCAATGAACGCGCCCGGACCGTGCGTGATGATCGCCTCGTCGCGCCCGAGCGCGTTGTGCTGCGTGATCGCGACCTCGCCGGTCAGGACGACGAACATGCCGGCACTGATTTCGCCGGTCGCGACGAGCCGCTCGCGCGCGCCGTAGGCGCGCCGCTCGCCGAAGCGCCGCAGGCGGTCGACGTCCGCGGGCTCCAGGGTGGGGAACATCTGCTCGTAGCGGGTCTCGATGACCGGGCGCGCAGGTGCCGCCATGGGGTCCCCGGACGATACGCCTCTTTTGCCTTGAGGCAACCCTTCCCTCGGCGGCACCGGGAAAGAATCGGGCGTCGGGGACCTGCGATACGAAGCGCCCGATGCTGCCGAATGATCGGCACGGTGACGAGGCTTCGGCACGCAGCTCTCGGCTTCGCTCCGGAATTGCCTGGCCCCGCACCGGCGGCTGCGGGCGGCACGGCAGTTGCGAGGTCAACGAACAAAGGAGGG
This window encodes:
- a CDS encoding FAD-dependent oxidoreductase — encoded protein: MAAPARPVIETRYEQMFPTLEPADVDRLRRFGERRAYGARERLVATGEISAGMFVVLTGEVAITQHNALGRDEAIITHGPGAFIGELSQLSGRPSLVDAHAVKPVEALVIPPRRLRDVLVAEAELGERIMRALILRRVGLLQSGVAGPLIIGHAGDGNVLRLAGFLTRNGHPHHTLDPDSDSCAKTLLERFSVAPSELPIVLCPNGQMLRNPSEVELARCIGLVRPIDPSKVYDAAIIGAGPAGLAAAVYAASEGLSVIVLDCRAFGGQAGASARIENYMGFPTGISGMALMARAYNQAEKFGAEMAIPDEVMRLRCLPAGEDARFELGLASDERVSTRAVVIASGARYRRLDAPNLAEFEASSIHYWASPLEGKLCAGQEVVLVGAGNSAGQAVVYLASQVTKVWLLVRGRSLEASMSRYLVDRIAALPNVQVLAQTEVAALEGQGGMLEAVRWRHLPSGEETRRPIRHLFLFIGADPNTAWLSQSDVALDDKGFVRTGADLGNGRRPLETSRQGVFAIGDVRAGSVKRVAAAVGEGAQVVATLHAFLADAAVIGNIGRTNG